A genome region from Pseudoalteromonas tetraodonis includes the following:
- a CDS encoding cation transporter translates to MSEKCSGQCQSSPTNEDVKIDTQLDNYSGAFVSTYKVPQMDCPSEERLIRLALDSIQPSVGLQFDIPNRLVKVFHDENLDEITKKLQQLKLGAELESTKQSCSTEAAKAKDLAQKNEMKEASTLKWLLAINGVMFFIEVIAGIIAQSAGLIADSLDMFADAAVYGLAIYAVGKSISMKLRAAHISGVLQVILALGALSEVVRRFVYGSEPISSLMMIFGGIALIANVACLFLIFGNKEDGAHMKASWIFSANDVIANVGVILAGLLVTATSSRYPDLVIGLIIALVVLNGARRILQLKY, encoded by the coding sequence ATGTCAGAAAAATGTAGTGGTCAGTGTCAATCATCTCCTACCAACGAAGACGTAAAAATTGATACACAATTAGATAACTATAGTGGCGCGTTTGTCAGTACATATAAAGTGCCTCAAATGGACTGTCCTTCAGAAGAGAGATTGATCAGATTAGCACTTGACTCAATTCAGCCTTCAGTTGGATTGCAGTTTGATATTCCTAATCGCTTAGTCAAAGTTTTTCATGATGAAAATTTAGATGAGATAACAAAAAAGTTACAACAACTTAAACTCGGTGCAGAGTTAGAGTCAACTAAACAAAGTTGCAGTACAGAAGCTGCAAAAGCAAAAGACTTAGCCCAAAAAAATGAGATGAAAGAAGCATCAACCCTAAAATGGTTGTTAGCCATTAATGGAGTCATGTTTTTTATAGAAGTAATTGCTGGGATTATTGCACAGTCTGCTGGCCTAATTGCAGACTCATTAGATATGTTTGCTGATGCTGCTGTGTATGGTTTAGCTATTTATGCCGTAGGTAAAAGTATTAGCATGAAACTTAGAGCAGCACATATATCTGGTGTGCTTCAAGTTATTCTAGCGCTAGGTGCTTTGAGCGAAGTCGTAAGACGCTTTGTTTACGGTAGTGAACCGATCTCTTCTTTAATGATGATATTTGGTGGAATAGCACTAATCGCTAACGTTGCTTGTCTGTTTTTGATATTTGGCAACAAAGAAGACGGCGCTCATATGAAAGCGAGTTGGATTTTTTCCGCAAATGACGTTATCGCAAACGTTGGTGTAATTTTAGCTGGCTTATTAGTTACAGCAACAAGCAGTCGTTATCCAGATTTAGTGATTGGTTTGATAATTGCTCTTGTCGTTTTAAACGGTGCTCGCCGCATCTTACAGCTAAAGTATTAA
- a CDS encoding IS3 family transposase (programmed frameshift) yields the protein MTKLKRATYSAAIKLETAQLVVDQGYTQEDAVKAMGVGKSTVSKWVTQLKQERNGQSPSASPMTPEQIEIRELKKQIQRIELEKDIFKKGYRSLDVRLPEQFSLIEKLNQRERYPISVLCNVFNVHRSSYKYWAIRDTTPTPEQVRLEAEVKAIHAMSGGSAGARTIAAIATNNDFELSRYRAAKLMVKLKLESCQVPQHSYKRGGNEHLEIPNLLYRQFDVVEPDTVWCGDVTYIWVGNRWAYLAVVIDLFARKVVGWAMSLSPDTNLTLKALELAYESRGKPTGLMFHSDQGSHYTSLKYRQRLWRYKITQSMSRRGNCWDNAPMERFFRSFKTEWMPKVGYENFKDAKYSVSDYINGYYNNVRPHHYNASLAPNESEVRYQDSKTVAKIS from the exons ATGACGAAATTAAAACGCGCAACATACTCTGCGGCAATCAAATTAGAAACGGCTCAGCTTGTGGTGGACCAAGGTTATACACAAGAAGATGCAGTCAAGGCTATGGGGGTGGGTAAATCAACCGTCAGTAAATGGGTTACCCAATTAAAGCAAGAGCGTAATGGTCAGTCACCATCTGCTTCGCCAATGACGCCCGAACAAATTGAAATCCGCGAACTTAAAAAGCAAATCCAACGCATTGAATTAGAAAAGGATATAT TTAAAAAAGGCTACCGCTCTCTTGATGTCCGACTCCCTGAACAATTCTCGTTAATTGAGAAACTAAACCAACGAGAGCGTTACCCAATTAGCGTGCTGTGTAACGTATTCAATGTGCATCGGAGCAGCTATAAATATTGGGCTATACGGGATACAACGCCGACGCCAGAGCAAGTAAGGCTAGAGGCTGAAGTTAAAGCAATACATGCAATGAGCGGCGGCTCAGCTGGGGCGCGGACAATCGCGGCAATAGCAACGAACAATGATTTTGAATTGAGTCGTTATCGTGCTGCTAAGCTAATGGTTAAATTAAAGCTTGAAAGCTGCCAAGTACCTCAACATTCATATAAACGTGGTGGTAATGAACACCTTGAAATTCCAAACCTGCTTTATAGACAATTTGATGTTGTTGAGCCAGATACCGTGTGGTGCGGTGATGTGACGTATATTTGGGTAGGTAATCGCTGGGCTTATTTAGCCGTTGTTATTGATTTATTTGCACGTAAAGTAGTTGGCTGGGCCATGTCGTTGTCGCCAGATACTAATTTAACGCTAAAAGCACTTGAACTCGCGTATGAAAGCAGAGGAAAACCGACAGGACTGATGTTTCATTCAGATCAGGGTAGTCATTATACAAGTTTAAAATATCGTCAACGTTTATGGCGCTATAAAATTACACAAAGTATGAGCAGGCGCGGAAATTGTTGGGATAATGCACCAATGGAGCGATTTTTTAGAAGCTTTAAAACGGAGTGGATGCCAAAGGTTGGATACGAAAACTTTAAAGATGCTAAATATAGTGTGAGTGATTATATCAACGGATATTACAACAACGTTAGACCACATCATTATAATGCAAGTTTAGCACCAAATGAATCTGAGGTTAGATACCAAGATTCTAAAACTGTGGCCAAAATTAGTTGA
- a CDS encoding site-specific integrase, whose product MTKEITKTKLLDIAVVKTHTGQITIKPLVQVLEDFKVDDTSAFNSIALWENRALNIAKHGTIHFGDDTWISYEETQRNVNFKGVDELAYQIRIYSLIKLTHGDVVGGKPLKISTLQNDVTYLNLFAAFLRQRGYHSFHELEFKSDLVIRNLIKDYLYEVRKIAIYRQSHSFTKLFDVQRSFRLFGPKVCSVFIDVLNQLNELHHPRPVTYSHPVIPTKVMKKILKFAEKIVENSKDKIERWLELNARLIDSLNEGSVEPPPKISTGELIAKHVRNLPDEVEFIQLSEELEDLKLATYINILAYTGMRYNEVLTCKVGCANYKDDIYYITAIMTKTDNSKVEMEWFSNAEVHECVGIYEKYVFGMQERAKAVLSSCRANITSSQAHNLKEGLERNRLFGVSHSSCSVSFSDAGRFTKFEVKNSENIELFDLTLDDDDIAELERLESNYKEVRGENRGVPYEEGDTFRLTAHMFRHTLAYFVIANKLGELDDIRYQFKHLTSLMTFVYTRRAFLASTTLIKTTEEFNEILIDRVAEELIDEAESQSLKGGAGEQINKTSKDLIIGITDSQSKDSTVIKQIHFSSIEELKKFLVKNIKNIRGLPTGYCTAGEACKIKGAGIPSGCVYCGSKIITKRHKVNWQVIKKDATQKLEAYAASTTEEQEDYELFAIHWKNNIAAADYVLDEGKAHTNQGEQA is encoded by the coding sequence ATGACCAAAGAGATAACTAAAACAAAACTACTTGATATCGCTGTTGTAAAAACACATACAGGTCAAATCACTATAAAACCTTTGGTTCAGGTGTTAGAAGATTTTAAAGTTGATGATACTAGCGCTTTTAATTCGATTGCTTTGTGGGAAAACAGAGCATTGAATATTGCTAAACATGGCACTATTCACTTTGGCGATGACACTTGGATAAGCTATGAAGAAACGCAAAGAAATGTGAATTTTAAAGGTGTTGATGAATTAGCATATCAAATTCGAATTTATTCACTAATTAAACTCACACATGGTGATGTTGTAGGCGGTAAACCTCTAAAAATCTCTACACTTCAAAATGATGTAACGTATCTAAATTTATTTGCAGCCTTCTTAAGACAAAGAGGTTATCACTCATTTCATGAGTTGGAGTTCAAATCTGACTTAGTTATTAGGAATCTCATAAAAGACTATTTATATGAAGTCAGGAAAATAGCTATTTACAGACAATCACACTCATTTACTAAACTATTTGACGTGCAGCGCAGCTTTCGTCTTTTTGGCCCTAAGGTGTGTAGTGTTTTTATTGATGTACTTAACCAACTAAACGAGTTACACCATCCGAGACCAGTCACTTATTCGCACCCTGTCATTCCTACTAAAGTAATGAAAAAAATTCTGAAGTTTGCAGAAAAAATAGTTGAAAACTCTAAGGATAAGATAGAACGATGGCTAGAATTAAATGCACGCTTAATAGATAGTTTAAATGAAGGCTCCGTTGAACCACCGCCCAAAATTAGTACAGGTGAGCTAATAGCAAAACATGTAAGAAACTTACCCGATGAAGTGGAATTCATTCAATTATCCGAAGAATTAGAAGATTTAAAATTAGCCACATACATTAATATCTTGGCCTATACAGGCATGAGATATAACGAAGTACTTACATGCAAGGTTGGCTGTGCCAATTACAAAGATGATATTTATTACATTACGGCAATCATGACCAAAACCGACAACAGTAAGGTTGAGATGGAATGGTTTTCAAACGCTGAAGTACATGAGTGTGTTGGTATTTACGAAAAATATGTGTTCGGTATGCAAGAAAGGGCAAAAGCTGTACTTTCTTCATGCAGAGCCAATATAACAAGTAGTCAAGCACACAACTTGAAAGAAGGGTTAGAAAGAAACCGTCTTTTCGGGGTTTCACATAGTAGCTGTAGTGTTAGTTTTAGCGATGCTGGGCGATTCACAAAATTTGAGGTTAAAAACAGTGAAAACATTGAGCTTTTTGACTTAACTCTAGACGATGATGATATAGCAGAGCTTGAACGCCTTGAATCTAACTACAAAGAAGTTAGAGGAGAGAATAGAGGTGTCCCATACGAAGAAGGCGATACGTTTAGATTAACCGCTCACATGTTTCGACATACGTTGGCCTACTTTGTCATTGCCAATAAATTAGGTGAGCTTGATGATATTAGATATCAATTTAAACATTTAACCAGCCTAATGACGTTTGTTTATACTCGAAGAGCATTTTTGGCCTCAACAACTTTAATTAAAACTACTGAAGAGTTTAATGAGATTTTAATTGACCGTGTTGCAGAAGAGTTAATAGATGAAGCCGAGTCACAATCACTTAAAGGTGGTGCTGGTGAGCAAATTAATAAAACATCTAAAGATCTGATAATAGGTATTACTGATAGTCAAAGTAAAGATTCGACTGTGATTAAGCAGATCCATTTCAGTTCAATTGAAGAACTGAAAAAATTTCTCGTCAAAAATATTAAAAACATACGTGGCTTGCCTACGGGGTACTGCACTGCGGGAGAAGCTTGCAAGATAAAAGGAGCAGGAATCCCTAGTGGCTGTGTGTATTGTGGTAGTAAAATCATTACCAAACGCCACAAGGTCAATTGGCAAGTGATAAAAAAAGATGCGACCCAGAAACTAGAGGCATATGCAGCATCAACCACAGAAGAGCAAGAAGATTACGAGCTATTTGCTATTCACTGGAAAAATAATATAGCAGCAGCTGACTATGTATTAGATGAAGGCAAAGCGCATACAAACCAAGGAGAACAAGCATGA
- a CDS encoding MerR family transcriptional regulator, producing MRTIGKLAKDLDINVETIRFYERQGLIEQPLKPESGYRMYGDALTSQLKFILKAKALGFTLKEIESLMSLSDSCADIESMGLQKLNLIRNKIADLQRLEKVIQDMTDSCKANQDPQSCPVINSLK from the coding sequence ATGAGAACCATTGGAAAACTGGCAAAAGATTTAGATATCAATGTTGAAACAATCCGTTTCTATGAGCGCCAAGGTCTGATAGAGCAACCTTTAAAACCAGAGTCTGGTTACAGAATGTATGGCGATGCCCTTACCAGTCAACTCAAATTTATTCTGAAAGCTAAAGCATTAGGGTTTACGCTGAAAGAAATTGAATCGCTTATGTCACTAAGTGACAGTTGCGCTGATATTGAGTCGATGGGGTTGCAAAAACTTAATCTCATTCGTAATAAAATTGCTGATTTACAGCGATTAGAGAAAGTAATTCAAGATATGACAGATTCTTGCAAGGCCAATCAAGACCCTCAATCCTGCCCGGTAATAAATTCACTTAAATAG
- the merC gene encoding organomercurial transporter MerC: protein MINKILDKVGSGGVWLAALSCTACFPALGSLASALGLGFLSHFEGIAVNTLLPLFASLALLVNFYNWYQHRDSLRGVLSVIGPIAVLLTLYPLWQYDWSTYLFYFGIIWMVVMSILDIVKPIKEPVCKV, encoded by the coding sequence ATGATCAATAAAATTCTAGATAAAGTAGGTTCTGGTGGCGTTTGGCTAGCCGCCCTTAGCTGCACAGCATGTTTTCCTGCACTCGGCTCATTGGCATCTGCTCTTGGGTTAGGTTTTCTTTCACATTTTGAAGGGATAGCGGTGAACACCTTATTGCCATTATTTGCTTCACTAGCGTTGTTAGTTAATTTCTATAATTGGTATCAACATCGAGATTCATTGAGAGGCGTTTTAAGTGTCATTGGCCCAATTGCAGTATTGCTGACCCTTTATCCTTTATGGCAATACGACTGGAGCACTTACTTATTTTACTTTGGGATCATTTGGATGGTCGTAATGTCTATTTTAGATATTGTTAAGCCCATTAAGGAACCAGTATGCAAGGTATAG
- a CDS encoding KAP family P-loop NTPase fold protein, whose protein sequence is MWSDKESKIDFLNFNETAESIKDLITEKELMPISIGVFGDWGAGKSTILELTKASLESDEQEYIQVHFDAWTFQGYDDAKAALLETIASTLVKKAADDKNLSAKAKEFAGRIDKIRLMGLLMDGGAALAGIPTMGGIQKIMGLFSGGDDGELDVDDVKGAVDGAKDVAKKNKGLIKDNKSFSPPKEIKEFRKAYSDLLKEFDKPLIVYVDNLDRCSPFNAISTLEAIRLFLFLPNTAFVIAADEDMIRLAVPEYHKGASQRHQTDYLDKLIQIPVHVPRPGVLEIRAYLMMLTAQDHGVTDAQLETIRCALEESLRLSWKQPQITVDELLQDHEIEKHSELRSKFVVAEQLAPLLAESTNINGNPRIVKRLLNQVKMRKKTAHRRGMQLDEKTITKLVIFERCLGTQATNKLYELIDKENGYPKVLADLENSEVEFDEINLPEEWKLDLAFIDKWSKLPPIVVVQ, encoded by the coding sequence ATGTGGTCTGATAAAGAATCAAAAATTGATTTCTTAAATTTTAATGAAACGGCTGAGTCAATAAAAGATCTTATAACAGAAAAGGAGTTAATGCCTATTAGTATAGGCGTTTTTGGTGATTGGGGCGCTGGAAAATCGACGATTCTTGAACTTACTAAGGCTTCTCTGGAAAGTGATGAACAAGAATATATCCAAGTACATTTCGATGCATGGACTTTCCAAGGGTATGATGACGCTAAAGCGGCGTTACTAGAAACAATTGCATCTACTTTAGTTAAAAAAGCAGCAGACGATAAAAATCTCAGTGCAAAAGCAAAAGAGTTTGCTGGACGAATAGATAAGATCAGACTGATGGGATTGCTAATGGATGGTGGTGCAGCATTAGCTGGTATACCAACTATGGGTGGTATACAGAAGATCATGGGACTATTCAGTGGTGGTGACGATGGTGAACTGGATGTTGATGATGTAAAAGGTGCTGTCGATGGCGCTAAGGATGTCGCGAAGAAAAACAAAGGTTTGATCAAAGATAATAAATCATTTTCACCACCTAAAGAAATTAAAGAATTCCGAAAAGCATATTCTGATCTGTTAAAGGAGTTTGATAAGCCACTTATTGTCTATGTCGATAATTTAGATCGCTGCTCTCCATTTAATGCTATTTCGACCCTTGAGGCGATCAGGTTATTTCTATTTTTACCCAATACTGCATTTGTTATTGCCGCCGATGAGGACATGATCCGCTTGGCAGTGCCTGAGTATCACAAAGGTGCATCTCAACGACATCAAACTGATTATTTAGACAAGCTTATTCAAATTCCTGTGCATGTACCAAGACCCGGCGTTCTGGAGATAAGGGCATATTTAATGATGCTTACTGCTCAAGATCACGGCGTTACCGATGCGCAATTAGAAACGATAAGATGTGCCCTTGAAGAGTCATTAAGGCTGTCGTGGAAACAACCACAAATTACCGTTGACGAGCTACTTCAAGATCACGAGATTGAAAAGCATTCCGAACTCAGAAGTAAATTTGTGGTTGCTGAACAGTTAGCTCCACTATTAGCTGAATCCACAAACATTAACGGCAACCCTCGCATAGTTAAGCGATTACTCAATCAGGTTAAGATGAGAAAGAAAACCGCTCATCGCAGAGGAATGCAGCTTGATGAAAAAACTATCACTAAGCTGGTAATTTTTGAGAGGTGCTTAGGCACTCAGGCTACCAACAAGCTTTATGAATTAATTGATAAGGAAAACGGATATCCAAAAGTATTAGCGGATCTTGAAAATTCAGAAGTCGAATTTGACGAAATTAATTTACCTGAAGAGTGGAAACTCGACCTAGCTTTTATTGATAAATGGTCGAAATTACCTCCCATTGTAGTGGTACAGTGA
- a CDS encoding helix-turn-helix domain-containing protein, whose translation MRSHIFAQLERDLIKARTTEGREEAKAKGKHMGRLPALSDKQAKELYKDKLNGESISALAKKYSVSRPTVHRIIERMEQKK comes from the coding sequence ATGCGTAGCCACATATTCGCTCAACTTGAGCGGGATCTTATAAAAGCCAGAACCACAGAAGGTCGTGAAGAGGCTAAAGCTAAAGGCAAACACATGGGCAGATTGCCTGCTTTATCAGACAAACAAGCGAAAGAATTATATAAAGATAAATTAAATGGTGAATCGATCTCTGCATTAGCGAAGAAATATTCTGTTAGCCGCCCCACGGTTCACCGAATTATTGAAAGAATGGAACAAAAGAAATAA
- a CDS encoding GDCCVxC domain-containing (seleno)protein, translating to MQGIELESKITCPECGFSKVETMPTNACQWYYECESCKALLKPLKGDCCVYCSYGTVKCPPIQEGNACCSGK from the coding sequence ATGCAAGGTATAGAACTAGAATCTAAAATCACTTGCCCTGAATGTGGATTTAGCAAAGTTGAAACCATGCCTACAAACGCTTGCCAATGGTATTACGAATGCGAAAGCTGTAAAGCACTACTTAAACCGTTAAAAGGTGATTGTTGCGTTTATTGCTCTTATGGAACAGTTAAGTGTCCTCCTATTCAAGAAGGCAATGCATGTTGCTCAGGTAAGTAG
- the qatD gene encoding Qat anti-phage system TatD family nuclease QatD yields MMDLHCHVDLYPDHQEVLNDIKSSNYYVLSVTTVPSAFEGTVQLTSGIKHCKTALGLHPQLAHLRKNELALFDKLVDRTRYIGEIGLDGSKGYADYFDDQLEVFTHILKKCEGFDDKILTIHSLNATGEVLEQLKLHPNAGTSILHWFLGTKKQVLEAVELGCFFSIGPAMLTSARAKKVISWIPQDRVLLETDGPFAKVAGNILFPSSVGTVTEYLAEIWCKNKALIIEKLSVNLRCLTSVK; encoded by the coding sequence ATGATGGATCTTCATTGCCACGTTGATTTATATCCAGATCATCAAGAGGTATTGAACGACATAAAAAGCAGTAATTATTACGTGCTATCAGTAACTACGGTGCCTTCAGCTTTTGAAGGTACTGTCCAGTTAACAAGTGGCATAAAACACTGTAAGACGGCCTTGGGGCTTCACCCTCAACTTGCTCATCTAAGAAAAAATGAATTAGCACTATTCGATAAGCTAGTTGATAGAACTAGATATATTGGAGAAATTGGACTGGATGGCTCAAAAGGTTACGCTGATTACTTTGATGATCAATTAGAGGTTTTCACGCATATTCTAAAAAAATGTGAAGGCTTTGATGACAAAATACTAACTATCCATAGTCTTAACGCGACTGGTGAAGTTCTTGAACAACTTAAGTTACATCCCAATGCTGGTACTTCTATTCTTCATTGGTTTTTAGGTACTAAGAAGCAAGTTCTAGAAGCCGTCGAGCTAGGCTGTTTCTTCTCTATTGGGCCAGCCATGCTAACTTCAGCCAGAGCTAAAAAAGTAATATCGTGGATACCTCAAGATAGAGTTCTACTCGAAACTGATGGACCTTTCGCCAAAGTGGCGGGGAATATTCTGTTTCCTTCAAGTGTTGGCACTGTTACTGAATATCTGGCTGAAATTTGGTGTAAAAATAAGGCTTTGATAATAGAAAAATTGTCAGTAAATCTTAGGTGTTTAACATCAGTCAAGTAA
- a CDS encoding manganese efflux pump MntP, which yields MFEVFVLAIALSMDAFAVSIGLGSKKVVNAEKLFIKAAAYFGFFQGFMPLLGYYSGKGLSSWIEDYAPWIAFILLVFIGGKMIYESQSEGIEEDIANVTHRVLFVLAIATSIDAMAAGYAITLLEVDIAVACLIIGVTTFAFSWIGVNIGERSGVWLESKAELFGGLVLIAIAFKILLG from the coding sequence TTGTTTGAAGTATTTGTATTAGCTATAGCACTCAGTATGGACGCGTTTGCAGTATCCATAGGCTTAGGTTCTAAAAAAGTAGTAAATGCTGAAAAGCTCTTTATTAAAGCCGCTGCTTATTTTGGTTTTTTCCAAGGCTTTATGCCTCTTTTAGGCTATTACAGCGGTAAAGGTTTATCATCTTGGATTGAAGATTATGCACCTTGGATAGCTTTTATTTTGCTAGTATTTATCGGTGGCAAAATGATTTATGAGTCCCAATCTGAAGGAATTGAAGAAGATATTGCTAATGTTACTCATCGTGTGCTATTTGTTCTTGCTATTGCCACCAGTATTGATGCAATGGCGGCAGGTTATGCAATCACATTGCTTGAGGTAGATATAGCCGTAGCTTGCTTGATAATAGGCGTCACGACGTTTGCCTTTAGCTGGATTGGTGTGAATATCGGCGAAAGAAGTGGCGTATGGCTGGAATCTAAAGCTGAACTATTTGGTGGTTTAGTGTTAATCGCAATCGCATTTAAGATATTACTTGGTTGA
- the qatC gene encoding Qat anti-phage system QueC-like protein QatC has protein sequence MTNFYFNHDPANLPDFSDDCHPVQMFHTHQNDITKHSLVSKQLLQTVRDLGLNVDADSIDLITIATAVTAADTFELRDNAENAWARKMHLHVPVTDEDMWNFVEPELSSLLNFLTGDQWLFTFEKTTMPMPTPKTSEQAKAKAKSLIGLNSVCLFSGGLDSAVGAIDILNGESDLKPLLVSHAYRGDGAKQEDIKQLLSPPFGELSYSMSPHIIKHLEGKTDISMRGRSFNFLAMAVLGISALRNANCDSSIETIVVPENGYISINPPLTRRRIGSHSTRTTHPNFLSRLESLLRDTGFHVKFVNPYQFKTKGEMLAECVDQDAIRKAVPLSVSCSHWHREHKQCGHCVPCLIRRASVFHAGFTQDAPYKTKRLRDLIKEKDTRDDLQAVQTAIIRLKQSDNYRSWLRSSGPIPQEKDIREKLESTIKRGLAEVELFLQADKSS, from the coding sequence ATGACTAATTTTTACTTTAACCATGACCCTGCTAACTTGCCTGACTTTTCTGATGATTGTCATCCTGTCCAAATGTTTCATACGCATCAAAATGACATCACTAAGCACAGCTTGGTGTCAAAACAACTACTACAAACAGTTCGTGATTTAGGATTGAATGTAGATGCTGATTCAATAGATCTGATAACAATTGCTACCGCCGTTACCGCTGCTGATACATTTGAATTAAGGGATAATGCAGAAAATGCATGGGCTAGAAAAATGCATTTGCATGTTCCTGTAACTGATGAGGATATGTGGAATTTTGTAGAACCTGAACTGAGTTCTTTGCTCAACTTTCTTACAGGCGATCAATGGCTGTTTACTTTTGAAAAAACAACTATGCCGATGCCGACTCCTAAAACAAGTGAGCAAGCGAAAGCAAAAGCAAAATCATTAATTGGACTCAACTCTGTTTGCCTTTTTTCTGGTGGTCTTGATAGCGCAGTTGGTGCAATTGATATTTTGAACGGAGAATCAGATTTAAAGCCTCTCTTGGTTAGTCACGCTTATCGTGGTGATGGCGCTAAGCAAGAAGACATTAAGCAATTATTATCCCCGCCATTCGGCGAATTGTCCTATTCAATGTCTCCCCATATTATTAAGCACTTAGAAGGTAAAACTGACATTAGTATGAGGGGAAGAAGCTTTAACTTCCTAGCTATGGCGGTACTTGGTATATCAGCCTTAAGAAATGCTAATTGCGATAGCAGTATTGAAACTATTGTCGTCCCAGAGAATGGCTATATTTCTATAAATCCGCCGCTTACCAGAAGACGGATTGGTAGCCATAGCACTAGAACTACTCATCCTAATTTTCTAAGCAGGCTTGAATCTTTGCTTAGAGACACTGGGTTTCATGTCAAATTTGTAAACCCCTATCAATTCAAAACTAAAGGTGAAATGTTAGCGGAATGTGTTGATCAAGACGCAATTAGAAAAGCAGTTCCCCTAAGTGTTTCATGCAGTCATTGGCACAGAGAACATAAACAGTGTGGGCATTGTGTACCTTGCCTTATTCGAAGAGCGTCAGTTTTTCATGCTGGTTTTACACAAGATGCGCCATACAAGACAAAGCGGTTGAGAGATCTTATCAAAGAAAAAGATACTCGCGATGATCTCCAAGCGGTTCAAACTGCCATTATTAGATTGAAACAATCCGATAACTATCGTTCTTGGCTTCGAAGTTCAGGGCCAATACCACAAGAAAAAGATATACGAGAAAAATTAGAATCAACTATTAAGCGAGGATTGGCAGAGGTTGAATTATTTCTCCAAGCGGATAAATCGTCATGA